From Alteromonas australica, one genomic window encodes:
- the queA gene encoding tRNA preQ1(34) S-adenosylmethionine ribosyltransferase-isomerase QueA, translating to MKLSEFSFTLPEKLIAKYPTENRSASRLLQLDGKTGKVSHSMFTDMLDLVDEGDLLVFNNTRVIPARLLGKKETGGQVEVLVERIIDEHTALAHVRASKAPKPGTKLTLEDKVNVTVKGREEALFVLTFNHEETVLQLLEAHGHMPLPPYIDRPDETSDKERYQTVYNDKPGAVAAPTAGLHFDDDILAALTRKGVKLAFVTLHVGAGTFQPVRVDNILEHKMHAEYAEVPDSVVDAVRETKAAGHRVIAVGTTSVRSLESAAKAAGDELIAPFYADTDIFIYPGFNFKVVDAMFTNFHLPESTLMMLISAFAGKEHVMSAYQEAIEQEYRFFSYGDSMFIKKC from the coding sequence ATGAAATTATCTGAATTTAGCTTTACACTTCCCGAAAAACTCATCGCCAAATACCCCACTGAAAATCGTTCTGCCAGCCGGTTGCTGCAACTGGATGGCAAAACAGGGAAGGTGAGCCACAGTATGTTCACTGACATGTTAGATCTTGTGGACGAAGGTGACCTGCTTGTTTTTAATAACACTCGAGTTATCCCTGCTCGGTTATTGGGCAAGAAGGAAACCGGTGGGCAAGTTGAAGTCTTGGTAGAGCGTATCATCGATGAACATACCGCCCTTGCGCATGTTCGCGCGAGTAAAGCGCCTAAGCCGGGAACTAAGCTGACGCTAGAAGACAAAGTCAATGTGACCGTTAAAGGTCGAGAAGAGGCTTTGTTTGTGCTTACTTTCAACCATGAAGAAACAGTGCTGCAATTATTGGAAGCTCATGGTCACATGCCGCTACCTCCTTATATTGACCGGCCAGATGAAACCTCGGATAAAGAACGTTACCAAACCGTTTACAACGATAAGCCTGGCGCAGTTGCGGCGCCTACTGCAGGCCTTCACTTTGATGACGACATTTTGGCTGCCCTAACGCGTAAGGGGGTAAAGCTCGCATTTGTAACCTTGCATGTTGGAGCTGGCACTTTCCAGCCAGTGAGAGTGGACAACATTTTAGAACACAAAATGCATGCAGAATACGCGGAAGTTCCAGATTCAGTGGTAGATGCTGTGCGTGAAACTAAAGCCGCAGGTCACCGGGTAATTGCGGTTGGCACCACGTCTGTTCGTTCGTTAGAGTCGGCGGCGAAAGCCGCTGGTGACGAGCTGATTGCACCATTTTACGCAGATACGGATATTTTTATTTACCCTGGATTCAACTTCAAAGTGGTTGATGCTATGTTCACAAATTTCCATCTGCCAGAGTCTACGTTGATGATGTTAATCAGTGCATTTGCAGGAAAAGAGCATGTGATGTCGGCTTATCAAGAAGCCATTGAGCAGGAATATCGGTTCTTCAGTTACGGCGATAGTATGTTTATTAAGAAGTGCTAA
- a CDS encoding DUF6471 domain-containing protein, producing the protein MSVRGVKYQGLSARLADIGVQQSADNLRNKVNKGIMGADLLVQILYVLKARPVDANLLEEILTDLDASKE; encoded by the coding sequence ATGTCGGTACGTGGCGTCAAATATCAGGGGTTAAGTGCACGTTTAGCCGACATTGGCGTACAACAAAGTGCGGATAACCTAAGGAATAAAGTGAATAAAGGAATTATGGGGGCAGATTTGCTCGTACAAATTTTGTACGTACTAAAAGCTCGGCCTGTGGATGCTAACTTATTAGAAGAAATCTTAACTGATCTTGACGCATCAAAAGAGTAG
- a CDS encoding DUF2170 family protein: MSWDLESIEALFKDHDDFVVTREENCLLIANQDGIDAWLAISGEQILVESLLFAADEVKDKPALDHEILSSHMVFPLTTVGISTIGTEEYYTAFGALSAQSKAESIVIEVETLFQNVASFLDAYETHLK; encoded by the coding sequence ATGAGTTGGGATCTTGAAAGTATCGAGGCTCTATTTAAGGACCACGATGACTTTGTGGTTACACGTGAAGAAAACTGTTTGCTTATTGCAAATCAAGATGGCATCGATGCATGGCTAGCCATCAGCGGTGAGCAGATTTTGGTTGAAAGTTTGTTATTTGCCGCAGATGAAGTGAAAGACAAACCTGCATTGGATCACGAAATTTTGTCTAGCCATATGGTTTTCCCATTAACCACGGTGGGAATTTCAACCATAGGGACTGAAGAATACTACACGGCCTTTGGCGCATTAAGCGCACAGTCGAAAGCAGAAAGTATTGTGATTGAAGTAGAGACTCTGTTTCAAAATGTTGCATCGTTTTTAGATGCTTATGAAACTCACCTTAAATAA
- a CDS encoding PspA/IM30 family protein, with amino-acid sequence MSVWKKLVTAVKGGATEAAQTVVDSQAIRILEQEIREAKEELRKSDHARTQILAKCKLSQQKVDSFDSSIAEYETHARKAIDSDRQLALDCAQKVAELKEEREQEQAYLDQFKQSERQLAQNIQQAKANLRRLEQQVDMVKATESVQKAQVAVSSRHMGANSKMKTATESLSRIQEKQKMRNAELQAAEELASDESSSDLEKRLSEAGIKGGKNSADDELARILGN; translated from the coding sequence ATGTCAGTGTGGAAAAAATTAGTAACGGCTGTTAAGGGTGGTGCAACTGAGGCAGCGCAGACAGTAGTAGATAGTCAAGCTATTCGAATTTTGGAACAAGAAATTCGTGAAGCGAAAGAGGAACTGCGCAAATCCGATCACGCACGCACGCAAATTTTAGCGAAATGCAAATTGTCTCAACAGAAAGTGGACAGCTTTGACTCATCCATTGCCGAGTACGAAACTCACGCCAGAAAGGCCATAGACTCGGATCGACAACTAGCATTAGACTGTGCTCAGAAAGTCGCAGAACTGAAAGAAGAGCGTGAGCAAGAGCAAGCGTATTTAGACCAGTTCAAGCAGTCCGAAAGACAACTTGCACAGAACATTCAACAGGCTAAAGCTAACCTACGTCGCCTTGAGCAACAAGTGGATATGGTTAAGGCCACAGAAAGCGTTCAAAAGGCACAAGTGGCGGTATCCTCCCGTCATATGGGGGCCAATAGCAAAATGAAAACGGCCACTGAATCTTTGTCTCGTATTCAGGAAAAGCAAAAAATGCGTAATGCAGAATTGCAAGCTGCAGAAGAGCTTGCCAGCGATGAATCGAGTAGCGATTTAGAAAAACGTTTATCTGAAGCTGGTATTAAAGGCGGAAAAAATTCAGCAGACGATGAGCTAGCCCGCATCTTGGGTAATTAA
- a CDS encoding potassium channel family protein, protein MTSWIKVRRIMLQYFAESRWYTILGATVFYGISSYWLLYAAGENDLIARADFIYWLAVTASTVGYGDLSPVSSAGKLIVAFYVIPLGLSIFAMVIGRIAAWVSEQWRKGLMGMTSLQSNQHILVIGWNEQRTMLLLNLLLQEREAMSVKPDIVLCVKADITNPMPGVIEFVKVDSFNKDEDMDRACVATAQTILVDNPQDDVTMTTALYCAKRNPDAHQVAYFNDDSLVSLLQEHCPKVECTPSVAVEMLAKAAFDPGSSMLHHDLLSVDEGQAQFSVKIPPDSPNISVAKLFINLKKHHDAIFIGYAPKGQVKEMVVNPPLETNLSPSDTLFYIAERRISAINWSSLNAE, encoded by the coding sequence ATGACCTCATGGATAAAAGTACGCAGAATTATGCTGCAGTATTTTGCCGAGTCACGGTGGTACACTATTTTAGGTGCCACTGTTTTTTATGGAATTTCCAGCTATTGGCTTCTATATGCAGCCGGTGAAAACGACCTTATTGCCCGTGCTGACTTTATATATTGGTTAGCCGTCACAGCGTCAACGGTAGGCTATGGCGATCTCTCGCCTGTCAGTAGCGCCGGCAAGCTCATTGTGGCGTTTTACGTAATTCCGTTAGGTTTGAGTATTTTCGCCATGGTCATTGGCCGAATTGCTGCCTGGGTGTCTGAACAGTGGAGAAAAGGATTGATGGGTATGACGAGTTTACAATCGAATCAACATATTCTTGTTATTGGGTGGAATGAACAGCGCACCATGTTGTTGTTAAATTTATTGCTTCAAGAACGAGAAGCCATGAGTGTAAAACCGGACATTGTGTTGTGCGTTAAAGCGGACATTACCAATCCCATGCCCGGTGTGATTGAATTTGTAAAAGTCGATTCATTCAACAAAGATGAAGACATGGATAGAGCATGCGTAGCAACCGCCCAAACCATACTTGTCGATAATCCTCAAGATGACGTGACGATGACAACGGCTTTGTATTGTGCCAAACGTAATCCTGATGCCCATCAAGTCGCCTATTTCAATGACGACAGTTTGGTTAGCCTATTACAAGAGCATTGCCCTAAAGTGGAGTGCACGCCCAGTGTGGCAGTAGAAATGCTCGCAAAGGCTGCCTTTGACCCAGGTTCCAGTATGCTTCACCACGATTTACTTAGCGTGGATGAAGGGCAAGCACAATTTTCAGTAAAAATACCGCCAGATAGCCCCAATATTTCAGTCGCGAAGCTTTTTATCAATTTGAAAAAGCACCACGATGCCATATTTATAGGGTATGCACCAAAGGGGCAAGTAAAGGAAATGGTGGTGAACCCTCCCCTAGAAACTAATTTGTCCCCTAGCGATACCCTGTTCTATATTGCTGAACGGCGTATTTCGGCAATAAACTGGTCATCACTGAATGCCGAGTAA